TCGCTCATTTGTAGTCCCTCTGACAGCGATCGCCTTGGGTTTCTCGGATAATCGAGACCATCCTAATCATGAGGACAACTCTGCTCGTGGGGCATCATCCCGACCCAAACCCTTGACGAATGACCTATTTCCGGTGATTGCATGGATTATAAGCAAGAACTTATCACCACGATTCACGACTTTGGATGTGACCTAGGATACATAGAAGACAGACTTATCCACTTAAGTCAACAATCGTCTACGGCTGTTCTTATTCCAGCGCTGTACGATGAATTAGAGCGTCCTGCCTTAGCTCAAATCCGCGAACACCTTCGTCACTGCGAATTCGTAGACACAGTGGTTATCTGTCTCTATGCAGATACGCCAGAGCAATATGCTAGAGCCGTCCAGTTTTTTGATCCCCTACCCCAGCAAACGTTGATCATCTGGGAAAATGGCCCCAGGGTGACCCAAGTATTGCAGCATCTCCGCGATCGCGGCTTAGACTTAACGCGCTTTCGCGGCAAAGGACGTGCTGTTTGGCTAGGGCTAGGTGTTGCTTCTCTTCAGGCAGAAGCGATCGCCCTCCATGATGCCGACATCACCACCTACGACCGCACCTATCCCCTAAAGCTGCTCTACCCACTGCTGGAAAAGGAATTTGGCATCGCCTTCAACAAAGCCTTCTATGCACGTCTGGGCAGCTACCCACGCGGGCTCCATGGTCGCGTGTCTCGCCTCTTTGTCACGCCGCTGCTCACCGCCATGACCGAGGTGTTTGGCTACCGCGACTACCTGCGCTACCTCAGCGCCTACCGCTATCCCCTGTCTGGTGAATTTGCCCTAACCCGCAACCTAGCCCTGAATACCCGCGTTCCGGCCAACTGGGGCCTTGAGGTGGGGCTCTTGGCTGAGGTCTACCGGAATGTGGCGAGGAAGCAAATTTCCCAAGTGGATCTAGGGGTGTTTGACCATAAACATCAAGGGTTGGGCAAC
The genomic region above belongs to Leptolyngbya sp. CCY15150 and contains:
- a CDS encoding glucosyl-3-phosphoglycerate synthase → MDYKQELITTIHDFGCDLGYIEDRLIHLSQQSSTAVLIPALYDELERPALAQIREHLRHCEFVDTVVICLYADTPEQYARAVQFFDPLPQQTLIIWENGPRVTQVLQHLRDRGLDLTRFRGKGRAVWLGLGVASLQAEAIALHDADITTYDRTYPLKLLYPLLEKEFGIAFNKAFYARLGSYPRGLHGRVSRLFVTPLLTAMTEVFGYRDYLRYLSAYRYPLSGEFALTRNLALNTRVPANWGLEVGLLAEVYRNVARKQISQVDLGVFDHKHQGLGNSPDDGLQKMCRDIMCSILRTLTEMEQVVISIDHIHTLRVKFRRRAQDFTRQYFVDARFNNIAYNRHQEEETIERFEKVIERAGEQYFHDPSGAQIPDWTRALSVMPDLREQLRDAAEHDATESGAIAQTLGLSIPQLSVNPAPLF